The Gemmatimonadetes bacterium SCN 70-22 genome includes a region encoding these proteins:
- a CDS encoding AAA family ATPase: MSGTTAYPRYSEERLTEALADSPAVLIHGPRQSGKTTLARSVGDRLGYQYTTFDDDVARAAASADPIGFVADLPRRAILDEVQHVPTLFSALKAAIDRARTPGRFILTGSANVLLVPRLSDSLAGRMEILRLHPLSQGEIARTEPHFIDALFTGSFRRPRSRRLAGELVERVVAGGYPAALQRAQPRRRAAWYRNYVDALVERDVRDMSRISALDALPRLLAVAAANTAQTLNISELAAPFSLTRPTIKDYVTLLERVFLIDTLPPWHYNRLKRLVKTPKLHMGDTGLACALLGLDATALHADRSAFGPLLETFVFQELRRQASWHPETVTFYHFRDRDGVEVDLVLECGARVAGIEVKAAATVTDADFRGLRKLREATGRRFSAGVVLYDGETSAPFGEGLHALPMSTLWAR; the protein is encoded by the coding sequence ATGTCCGGCACTACTGCCTATCCACGCTACTCCGAGGAGCGTCTCACCGAGGCGCTCGCCGACTCCCCCGCGGTCCTGATCCACGGGCCGCGGCAGAGTGGGAAGACGACCCTCGCACGCTCGGTGGGCGACCGGCTCGGCTACCAGTACACCACCTTCGACGACGACGTGGCGCGCGCGGCGGCCAGCGCGGACCCGATCGGGTTCGTGGCCGATCTCCCCAGACGAGCCATCCTGGACGAGGTCCAGCACGTCCCCACCCTCTTCTCGGCCCTCAAGGCGGCGATCGATCGCGCGCGCACGCCCGGGCGATTCATCCTCACCGGATCGGCCAACGTCCTGCTAGTCCCACGACTCTCGGATTCGCTCGCGGGACGGATGGAGATCTTGCGCCTGCATCCGCTGTCGCAGGGCGAGATCGCGCGCACGGAACCTCACTTCATCGACGCCCTCTTCACCGGCTCGTTCAGGCGGCCCCGAAGCCGTCGGTTGGCCGGAGAGCTGGTCGAGCGAGTTGTCGCTGGCGGATATCCCGCCGCACTGCAGCGTGCGCAACCGCGTCGCCGCGCGGCGTGGTATCGCAACTATGTCGACGCGCTCGTCGAGCGGGACGTACGCGACATGTCGCGGATCAGCGCGCTGGACGCGCTCCCTCGTCTGCTCGCGGTCGCCGCGGCCAACACGGCGCAGACGCTGAACATCAGCGAGCTCGCCGCCCCATTCAGCCTCACCCGCCCGACCATCAAGGACTACGTGACGCTGCTCGAGCGCGTCTTCCTCATCGACACCCTTCCCCCCTGGCACTACAATCGGCTCAAGCGCCTGGTGAAGACGCCCAAGCTGCACATGGGCGACACGGGTCTCGCCTGCGCGCTGCTCGGACTCGACGCGACCGCACTCCATGCGGATCGGTCGGCGTTCGGCCCGCTGCTCGAGACATTCGTCTTTCAGGAATTGCGGCGTCAGGCGAGCTGGCACCCCGAAACGGTCACCTTCTACCATTTCCGCGATCGAGATGGTGTGGAGGTCGACCTCGTGCTCGAGTGCGGTGCGCGCGTGGCCGGGATAGAGGTGAAAGCCGCGGCCACCGTGACGGACGCGGATTTTCGCGGGCTGCGGAAGCTGCGCGAGGCCACGGGGCGGCGATTCTCGGCCGGGGTGGTGCTGTACGATGGCGAGACCTCCGCCCCGTTCGGAGAGGGACTCCATGCCCTCCCCATGAGCACCCTCTGGGCGCGTTGA
- a CDS encoding O-acetyl-ADP-ribose deacetylase, whose product MLTAPTAPLTAVLADITRLDVDAIVNAANESLAPGGGVCGAIHAAAGPQLAVACERVAPCPAGDARITPGFALPARYVIHAVGPRWHGGHHGEPELLARAYRAVFALARAHDITRIAFPAISTGIFGYPLQAATQIAVREARAAAERGDVERVVFACFSGEVLEAYRAEGVGRRDDDT is encoded by the coding sequence ATGCTGACCGCCCCCACCGCCCCCCTGACCGCCGTCCTCGCCGACATCACCCGTCTCGACGTCGACGCCATCGTCAACGCCGCCAACGAATCGCTCGCCCCTGGCGGCGGGGTCTGCGGCGCCATCCACGCCGCGGCGGGACCGCAGCTGGCGGTGGCGTGCGAGCGCGTGGCCCCCTGCCCCGCCGGCGACGCCCGCATCACCCCGGGCTTCGCGCTCCCGGCACGCTACGTCATCCACGCCGTGGGCCCTCGCTGGCATGGAGGACACCACGGCGAGCCGGAGCTCCTGGCCCGCGCCTACCGCGCCGTCTTCGCCCTCGCCCGCGCGCACGACATCACGCGCATCGCCTTCCCCGCCATCTCCACGGGAATCTTCGGCTACCCGTTGCAGGCGGCGACGCAGATCGCGGTGCGCGAGGCCCGCGCGGCGGCGGAGCGGGGAGACGTGGAGCGGGTGGTCTTCGCCTGCTTTTCGGGCGAGGTGCTGGAGGCGTATCGCGCCGAAGGTGTCGGGCGGCGCGACGACGACACCTAA
- a CDS encoding oxidoreductase produces the protein MRHVVVIGAGAAGTMAAIFAARDGARTTLLERTRDGGRKILISGGGRCNILPLEVDESRFVTDSSPNTLRKMLRSWPLDEQVRFFEAIGIPLAEERESLKRFPASHKARDVRDGLHAQARREGVDIRFDTLVTGFAPNAGRWAIAIDGASPVEADAVVVATGGLSVPATGSDGIGLRLLGALGHVLHPTYPALTPITSRDATFAALSGVSLEVTLSAIDAHRAATSKRGFLFTHHGYSGPAALDVSHVVARSRLEGDSSARLIVQWTELGEKEWEAALRPHGPRTVAGALRAHLPERLALVLLAKAEVDHTRPLAELRRAERKRLVEMLVRGTLPWSGDEGYKKAEVTGGGVSLGEVDTRTLESRRHPGLFVCGEALDAFGPIGGYNFMWAWATGRAAGRGAAAMVGRGERS, from the coding sequence ATGCGACATGTCGTGGTAATCGGCGCGGGGGCGGCCGGAACGATGGCGGCAATCTTCGCCGCGCGCGACGGGGCGCGCACCACCCTGCTCGAGCGCACCCGCGACGGCGGGCGCAAGATCCTCATCAGCGGCGGAGGGCGCTGCAACATCCTGCCGCTCGAGGTGGACGAGTCGCGCTTCGTCACCGACTCCTCGCCCAACACGCTGCGCAAGATGCTGCGCTCGTGGCCGCTCGACGAGCAGGTGCGCTTCTTCGAGGCGATCGGCATCCCGCTCGCCGAGGAGCGCGAGTCGCTGAAGCGCTTCCCGGCCTCGCACAAGGCGCGCGACGTGCGTGACGGGCTCCATGCGCAGGCGCGGCGTGAAGGCGTCGACATCCGATTCGACACCCTGGTGACCGGCTTCGCGCCGAACGCCGGACGGTGGGCGATCGCCATCGACGGCGCGTCGCCGGTCGAGGCCGACGCCGTCGTCGTTGCAACTGGCGGACTGAGCGTCCCCGCGACGGGGAGCGACGGGATCGGCTTGCGCCTGCTCGGCGCGCTCGGCCACGTGCTGCACCCGACCTATCCGGCGCTCACCCCCATCACCTCGCGCGACGCGACCTTCGCGGCGCTGAGCGGCGTCTCGCTCGAGGTCACGCTGTCGGCCATCGACGCGCACCGCGCGGCCACGTCCAAGCGGGGCTTCCTCTTCACGCACCACGGCTACAGCGGCCCAGCCGCGCTCGACGTGTCGCACGTGGTGGCGCGCTCGCGGCTGGAAGGCGACTCGAGCGCGCGGCTCATCGTGCAGTGGACCGAGCTGGGTGAGAAGGAGTGGGAAGCGGCGCTGCGCCCGCACGGGCCACGCACGGTGGCCGGGGCCCTGCGCGCCCATCTCCCCGAGCGGCTCGCGCTGGTGCTCCTCGCGAAGGCGGAGGTCGACCACACGCGCCCGCTGGCCGAACTGCGACGCGCGGAACGGAAGCGGCTCGTCGAGATGCTGGTGCGGGGCACGCTCCCGTGGAGCGGCGATGAGGGCTACAAGAAGGCCGAGGTGACGGGCGGCGGGGTGAGCCTGGGCGAGGTGGACACCCGCACCTTGGAGAGCCGCCGGCACCCTGGGCTCTTCGTGTGCGGCGAGGCGCTCGACGCCTTTGGGCCGATCGGCGGCTACAACTTCATGTGGGCGTGGGCAACGGGGCGCGCGGCGGGGCGAGGGGCAGCGGCCATGGTCGGGCGGGGCGAGCGCAGCTGA
- a CDS encoding dihydroorotase, which produces MESGAVAPAGAYDVVIENGKVVDGTGAAWFYGDVALRGDRIAAIGPRGAFRTARAAQRVDATGQVVAPGFIDIQAHSIAHYMMGDGRALSMMTQGITTAIHGEGSSLGPVNDKILAAETDTATRRILSQFTGAHGFAKWLEYMVGRGASQNVGSFLGDGTVRVYAKGEEAGPLTAAERDTMKAMVARAMEDGAFGIASALIYPPNTYASTEELVEAARAMAPYGGVYITHMRSEGDKFLEAIDEALRIGREGGVPVEIYHLKASGPRNWPKMPLAIAKIDSARTAGQDVQANMYLYPAGGNSFASCIPPKYAAGGKLLDNLRNPALRATMVAEMHAMDAGYENLCEIATPANVMVTGFRKPELKRFEGKRLSEIAAALGKDWAEVIIDLNVEEELGLGEILFLMSEENMKLQLQQPWIKFGTDAGSQDPATARGMTHPRTYGNFPRIFAKYVREERVLPLEDAVRKASSAVATRLNLTDRGVLKVGLKADVIVFDPATIQDHATFEQPHQLSTGVRDVFVNGVAVVRGGVHTGAKPGVVVRGPGYRR; this is translated from the coding sequence GTGGAGAGCGGGGCCGTGGCTCCGGCTGGCGCCTACGACGTCGTGATCGAGAATGGCAAGGTCGTCGACGGGACCGGGGCGGCCTGGTTCTACGGCGACGTGGCGCTCCGGGGCGACCGGATCGCCGCCATCGGCCCCCGCGGCGCCTTCCGGACGGCGCGCGCCGCGCAGCGCGTCGACGCCACCGGGCAGGTCGTCGCCCCCGGCTTCATCGACATCCAGGCGCACTCCATCGCGCACTACATGATGGGCGACGGGCGCGCGCTCTCGATGATGACCCAGGGGATCACCACCGCCATCCATGGGGAGGGGTCCTCGTTAGGGCCGGTGAACGACAAGATCCTCGCCGCCGAGACCGACACCGCCACCCGGCGCATCCTGTCGCAGTTCACCGGGGCGCACGGCTTCGCGAAGTGGCTCGAATACATGGTGGGGCGCGGCGCCTCGCAGAATGTGGGGTCGTTCCTCGGCGACGGGACGGTGCGCGTCTACGCCAAGGGTGAGGAGGCGGGGCCGTTGACCGCCGCCGAGCGCGACACCATGAAGGCGATGGTCGCGCGGGCCATGGAGGACGGGGCCTTCGGCATCGCCAGCGCGCTGATCTACCCGCCCAACACCTACGCCAGCACCGAGGAGCTGGTCGAGGCGGCCCGGGCGATGGCGCCCTACGGCGGGGTGTACATCACCCACATGCGGAGCGAGGGGGACAAGTTCCTGGAGGCGATCGACGAGGCGCTGCGGATCGGGCGAGAGGGCGGGGTCCCCGTCGAGATCTACCACCTCAAGGCGAGCGGGCCGCGCAATTGGCCCAAGATGCCCCTGGCCATCGCCAAGATCGACTCGGCGCGCACCGCGGGGCAGGACGTCCAGGCCAACATGTACCTGTACCCGGCCGGGGGAAATTCCTTCGCCAGCTGCATCCCGCCCAAGTACGCGGCCGGGGGGAAGCTGCTCGACAACCTGCGCAACCCGGCGCTGCGGGCGACGATGGTCGCCGAGATGCACGCCATGGACGCCGGCTACGAGAACCTCTGCGAGATCGCGACCCCGGCCAACGTGATGGTGACCGGCTTCCGGAAGCCCGAGCTGAAGCGGTTCGAGGGGAAGCGGCTGAGCGAGATCGCCGCCGCCTTGGGCAAGGACTGGGCGGAGGTCATCATCGACCTCAACGTGGAGGAAGAGCTGGGGCTGGGGGAGATTCTCTTCCTGATGAGCGAGGAGAACATGAAGCTCCAGCTGCAACAGCCGTGGATCAAGTTCGGGACCGACGCCGGCTCGCAGGACCCCGCGACCGCGCGGGGGATGACGCACCCGCGGACGTACGGGAACTTCCCGCGCATCTTCGCCAAGTACGTGCGCGAGGAGCGGGTGCTCCCGCTGGAGGACGCCGTGCGCAAGGCATCGTCGGCGGTGGCGACGCGGCTCAACCTCACCGACCGCGGCGTGCTGAAGGTGGGGCTCAAGGCCGACGTCATCGTCTTCGACCCGGCGACCATCCAGGACCACGCGACGTTCGAGCAGCCGCACCAGCTGTCGACCGGGGTGCGCGACGTCTTCGTGAACGGGGTGGCGGTGGTGCGCGGTGGCGTGCACACCGGGGCCAAGCCGGGGGTGGTGGTGCGGGGGCCGGGGTATCGGCGGTAA
- a CDS encoding serine protease, which yields MRNARHSGHVRGIGNPLWRCSGTLVSPTHFLTAGHCTESPAAHAEIWFDADVESGIPGNGYPFSGDVGGTPYTHPSYDPNAFYRHDVGMVVLDAPVSMPAYGALPPLNVIDQMARARGTQNVTFTAVGYGLQWINPVFVEGQRVRMSATPRLVQINTGYVGGYSLMLSNNASTGGTCFGDSGGPNFIGSSNVVGGVTSFAINGNCVGTGGVYRLDRADALDWLSTAFGLTP from the coding sequence ATGCGCAACGCGCGCCACTCTGGACATGTCCGCGGGATCGGGAACCCGCTCTGGCGCTGCTCGGGGACCCTCGTGTCGCCCACACACTTCCTCACCGCCGGGCACTGCACCGAATCGCCGGCTGCCCATGCCGAGATCTGGTTCGACGCCGACGTGGAGTCGGGGATCCCGGGGAACGGCTACCCCTTCAGCGGCGATGTCGGGGGGACGCCGTATACGCATCCGAGCTACGACCCGAACGCCTTCTATCGCCACGACGTGGGCATGGTGGTGCTCGATGCACCCGTGAGCATGCCGGCGTACGGCGCCCTCCCGCCGCTGAACGTCATCGACCAGATGGCACGCGCCCGCGGGACGCAGAACGTGACGTTCACCGCCGTCGGTTACGGGCTGCAGTGGATCAATCCCGTCTTCGTCGAGGGACAACGCGTGCGGATGTCGGCCACGCCCAGGCTGGTGCAGATCAACACCGGCTACGTGGGGGGCTACTCGCTGATGCTCTCCAACAACGCGTCCACCGGCGGCACCTGCTTCGGCGACTCGGGGGGCCCCAACTTCATCGGCTCCAGCAACGTGGTGGGCGGGGTGACGTCGTTCGCCATCAACGGCAATTGCGTCGGGACCGGAGGGGTGTACCGGCTCGACCGCGCCGACGCCCTCGACTGGCTATCGACCGCGTTCGGGCTCACGCCTTAG